GCGCGCGATGCCGTGCTGGGGCTGCGCGCGGTCGACGGAAGCGGTCGCACGCTGGTCACCGGCTGCCGCACCACCAAGGGCGTGGTCGGCTACGACCTCACCCGCCTGCTGGTGGGTAGCGAGGGCACGCTGGCCATCGTCACCGAGGCCACCCTCAAGCTGCTGCCGAGGCCCGCGCTGCGCCGGACCATGCGCGCGGCCTATCGCGATGTCGAATCGGCGGCCGCGGCGGTGGCGCGCATCATGGGCCAGCCGGCCACGCCGTGCGCGCTGGAGTTCATGGACGACCGCGCGGTAGCGCTGGCGCGCGCGCACGCCGCGCTCGATCTGCCCGAGGCGACCGGCGCCCTGCTGCTGCTGGCCGCCGACGGCTTCGAGGCCGGCATCGACCATGACATCGCCGCCATCCGCGCAGCCGCCGAGGGTGATGGCCTGCTCGACTGGCAGGCGGCGGCCGACGAGCACGCCGCCGACGACATCTGGGCGGCGCGCAAGGCGCTGTCGCCGGCGCTGCGCGGCCTGGCGCCGAAGAAGGTCAACGAGGACGTGGCCGTACCGGTGAGCCGGCTCGCCGAACTGGTCGCGGGCCTGCGCGAGCTGTCCGCACGGCACGGCCTGATGATCGTCAACTTCGGGCACGCCGGGAACGGCAACATCCACGTCAACATCCTCGCCGACCCCGACGATGCCGCCCAGATGCGCGCCATCGACGCCTGCCTGGCCGAGGTCTTCGCGCTGGTGCTCGCCCTCGGCGGCACCCTCTCCGGCGAGCACGGGGTGGGCGTTGCCAAGCGTGCCTTCGTGGCGCAGGAGATCGACGCCGGCACGCTGGAGCGCATGCAGGCGATCAAGCGCCTGTTCGACCCCGCCGGCATCCTCAACCCGGGCAAGACGCTCCCCGATCCGGTCCGGGCGTGATCGCTCGATAACTCGTGCACCCGGGCCATCGGCCCGGCACCGATGGGCGTCCACGTCCGTCAGCGCAGGGAGCAACCCGGACGAGTGCACCCCGGCACGCGTGCCCGACGGCCACGGTCGTGCGGCATCGGTGCACGGGCCCGCGCACCTCGAGCCCCATCGCTTCGCGTCACCGGTGCGTCGTCCCGGGGCCGGCCGCGTGCCGCCCCGCAGCGGTCGGGAGGTCCGTTCCATACCACCGTTGCGGCAGCGCCCGGATGCCCGGCCCGCGCGTCCGCTCGGCGTCGTGATATCTCATACTTGCATAACAGAATTGCCGATGTAATACTTCATCCCGCGGTGTGGAGGAGCGATCAAGTGACAGGACGGGAAGGATTGGTCATCGTCGGGGCCGGGCAGGCCGGCTTCCAGTTGGCGGCTTCGGCGCGATCGTCGGGTTACCGCCAACCGATCACGCTCATCGGCGAGGAGCCGGATGCGCCCTACCAGCGTCCGCCGCTCTCGAAGGCCTACCTGCTCGGCCGGAGCGCCAGGGACGGCCTGACGCTGCAGCCCGCCCGGTACTTCGACGATCAGGCGATCGAGCTGCGTCTGGGGGTGTCGGCGGTCGGGATCGATCGGGCCGGCGCGAAGCTGCACCTGGAGGATGGAAGCAGCGTCGGGTATGCAGCGCTGGTCCTCGCGACCGGGGCGGACAATCGGGCGCTGCCCGTTCCGGGCGCGGATCTGCGCGGCATTCATTCCCTTCGGACCCTCGGGGAAGCCGACGCGCTCAAGGCTGAACTGGAGACCGCCCGGCGAGTGGTGATCGTCGGCGGTGGATTCATCGGCCTCGAGATCGCCGCAGTCGCGACCCGGCTGGGCAAGCAGGTGACCGTCGTCGAGGCGCAATCCAGACTCATGGAGCGGGCCGTGACCCCGGAAATCTCCGCGTTCTTCTGCCGCGAGCATCGCGAGCAGGGCGCGACGGTCCGGCTGTCCGCATCGGTGACCTGCTTCGAGGGGCGGCAGGGTGCGGTCAGCGCGGTCCACCTGGATGATGGCAGCACGCTGCCCTGCGACGTGGCGGTGGTCGGCATTGGTGTGACCCCGAACACGCAGCTGGCCGTGTCGGCGGGGCTGCACACCCGGAACGGCATCCTGGTCGATCCACATCTGAGGACGAACGATCCTTCGATACACGCGATCGGTGACTGCGCCGCCTTCGAGGGGGGCGACGGCCAGATCCGCCGAATCGAGTCGATCCAGAACGCGGTGGACCAGGCGAAGCATCTGGCCGCGACGCTGTGCGGATCGCAGCGTCCCTACCGGGCCGTGCCCTGGTTCTGGACAGAGCAGTACGACTGCCGGCTGCAGATGGCCGGACTGACGTCGGGTGCCGATACCACCGTGATCCATGGAAGTCCCGAGGAGCGCAGTTTCTCGGTATTCGCATTTCGAAACGGACGATTGATCGGAGTGGATTCCGTCAATCGTCAGCGGGATCACGTCCGCGCGAGAAAGATGCTGGCTTCGGATCAGGTAACGACTCCGGAAGATATCGCATCCGATGGTGGTGCGATTCGCAATGCCGGCGTTCCGGTTTCCGCAGGCGCTGAAAGGGTTTAGACGCAATACACGAACGGATTCAGGGTGAAAAGAGATATGCAGATAAAGGTTACTGACCATAGCGGCGTCGAGCACGATATCGACGCGCCTGTTGGCGGAAAGATCATGGAGGCGATTCGCCAGGCGGGGCTCCCCGTGGCGGCCCAGTGCGGTGGATGCTGCTCCTGCGCCACCTGCCACGTCTACGTGCACGAGGCCTGGTTGGGGCAGCTCCCGCCGCCCGAGGAGGAAGAGGCGGAAATGCTGGAGCTTGCGGAGGACTGCCGCGATGCGTCCCGGCTCTCGTGCCAGCTGACGGCGGTCGAGGCGCTGGACGGCATCCGGGTCACGCTGGCCCCGGGCAGCCAGCTATAATCGGTCGCTCGTATGGCCTTTCGCTGGCTGCGGGATTAATGCGGTAACAGGCGGTTTTGCTTCTGAATAATTAATACAAGAATCGCAATGCGATGGAGGTTGACATGGAGAGCACGCAATTCCAGCCGGTAGAGAATCTTCCGGAATGGTTGCCCGGCGACATTACATTCGAAAGTCGCCCCCGCGAACACCCTGACCTCATGCTCCGCGGTTTCACCTATGGTTGTCAGGATGTAAAGGTTCCCCCGATGGAGGACTACACCATCGCCCTGTTCCATTGCAGCGGCGGTGCGGTCGGCAACATGGCGCACGGCCAGTGGGAGGACA
Above is a window of Algiphilus sp. DNA encoding:
- a CDS encoding FAD-linked oxidase C-terminal domain-containing protein codes for the protein MNTDALLTRLREALPAERVVTDEAERVAYSYDNSRLQALPDVVVHAAGHDDVVHVATCCHALGVPLVARGRGTNTTGASVPVAGGVALSLEGMQRIIDYRPADRLLVCEAGTLNGTVQSTAGADDLFWAPDPTSGGYSTVGGNIACGAGGPRAVKYGTARDAVLGLRAVDGSGRTLVTGCRTTKGVVGYDLTRLLVGSEGTLAIVTEATLKLLPRPALRRTMRAAYRDVESAAAAVARIMGQPATPCALEFMDDRAVALARAHAALDLPEATGALLLLAADGFEAGIDHDIAAIRAAAEGDGLLDWQAAADEHAADDIWAARKALSPALRGLAPKKVNEDVAVPVSRLAELVAGLRELSARHGLMIVNFGHAGNGNIHVNILADPDDAAQMRAIDACLAEVFALVLALGGTLSGEHGVGVAKRAFVAQEIDAGTLERMQAIKRLFDPAGILNPGKTLPDPVRA
- a CDS encoding FAD-dependent oxidoreductase, with protein sequence MTGREGLVIVGAGQAGFQLAASARSSGYRQPITLIGEEPDAPYQRPPLSKAYLLGRSARDGLTLQPARYFDDQAIELRLGVSAVGIDRAGAKLHLEDGSSVGYAALVLATGADNRALPVPGADLRGIHSLRTLGEADALKAELETARRVVIVGGGFIGLEIAAVATRLGKQVTVVEAQSRLMERAVTPEISAFFCREHREQGATVRLSASVTCFEGRQGAVSAVHLDDGSTLPCDVAVVGIGVTPNTQLAVSAGLHTRNGILVDPHLRTNDPSIHAIGDCAAFEGGDGQIRRIESIQNAVDQAKHLAATLCGSQRPYRAVPWFWTEQYDCRLQMAGLTSGADTTVIHGSPEERSFSVFAFRNGRLIGVDSVNRQRDHVRARKMLASDQVTTPEDIASDGGAIRNAGVPVSAGAERV
- a CDS encoding 2Fe-2S iron-sulfur cluster-binding protein, whose translation is MQIKVTDHSGVEHDIDAPVGGKIMEAIRQAGLPVAAQCGGCCSCATCHVYVHEAWLGQLPPPEEEEAEMLELAEDCRDASRLSCQLTAVEALDGIRVTLAPGSQL